The DNA region AATATATCTACTTTTTTTGTTTCATCTATAATACAAATAAACTTTTTAGAAATAGCAGCAATAATTTTTTCCTTAGTTAAAGCGGCACCTCCACCTTTAATCATTTGCATATCATTATTTATTTCATCAGCACTATCAATATAAATTTCTAATGAATTAAAGGTGTTTAAATTTAAAATGTTATTAAATCCTTTTTTTTTTAATAATATTGTTGAAAAATTCGAACTAGAAACTACTCCAGATATTAAATGTTTTATTGTACTTAAAGCTTCAATAAAATAAAAAACAGTACTTCCTGTACCTACCCCAATAACAGTGCCAGGAGAAATATAATCTAATGCAGCCCATGCTGCTTTTTTTTTTAATTCATTTAAATTCATAATATAAAAACCTATTTTATTTTACATAAATATTCTAAAATAAAAAGATTATAAACTTTTAACATAAAAACGAGTATTTATTTTAAATATAATCAAACTATATAAAACTAAAATAGTTAGTATTTTATTTATAAAATATTATTTTTTATTAGAAAATTAAAAAAAGAATATATTAGATGGCTGGGGTACCTGGATTCGAACCAGGGATGCCGGTATCAAAAACCGGTGCCTTAACCACTTGGCTATACCCCAAAAAAAGGGAAAATCTTAAATATACGGGAGGCGAGATTTGAACTCGCACACCTTTCGGCGCCAGAACCTAAATCTGGTGCGTCTACCTATTTCGCCACTCCCGCATAAAATTTTACTTTTTTATGGTAGCTACGACGGGATTTGAACCCATGACCCCAGCGTTATGAGTGCTGTGCTCTAACCAACTGAGCTACGTAGCCATATTAAGTAAGTGAATTATTAGTTCAATGTTTTTAAATTAATTATTATTCATTTTATAATAAATAAAAAAAAATATCAATATAAAAAATATTTTTTTGATTTTTTAAAAAATATTTTAAAATAAATTGGATTGTAGAAAAAATGAAAACTCAAATTAACAAATACAGTAATAATTTTATTTATAATATTATTAACGAAGATTTTAAAAAAAATAAATGTTCGCTATTACATACTCGTTTTCCTCCAGAACCAAATGGATATCTCCATATTGGACATGCTAAATCAATATGCTTAAATTTTGAACTTGCAAGTTTATACAATGGATATTGTAATCTTCGTTTCGACGATACTAATCCTGTTAAAGAAAATATTAAATATATCAATGCTATTATAAATGATATTACATGGTTAGGTTACAAATGGAATAAAAAAATTTATTATTCTTCTGAATATTTTTCGGAACTATATAAGTATGCAAAAGAACTAATTAAAAAAAATTTAGCATATGTAGATCAATTAACCAAAAAACAAATACGTGAATACAGAGGGACATTAGTTATCCCTGGTAAAAATAGTCCTTATAGAAATAGAAGTATTGAAGAAAATTTACAACTATTTAAAGAAATGAAAAAAGGATATTTTAATCCAGGTGAAGCATGCTTACGTGCTAAAATTGATATGAGTTCTCCAAATATTATCATGCGGGATCCTGTACTTTATCGAGTTATTTTTGAAAAACACCATCAAACAAAGCATCAATGGTGTATTTATCCTATGTATGACTTTGCACATTGTATTTCTGATTCAATAGAAGGTATTACACATTCTTTTTGTACTTTAGAATTTCAAGACAATAAATGTTTATATAATTGGATTTTAGAAAATACTAGTGTTTTAAATCGTCCTAAACAATATGAATTTGCTAGATTAAATTTAAAATATTCAATTCTATCAAAAAGAAAAATAAAAATACTAATTGAAAAAAAAATAATTAATGATTGGGACGATCCTAGAATACAAACTATTTCTGGATTAAGAAGAAAAGGATATACACCATCTTCTATTAGAAAGTTTTGTGAAAAAATTGGTGTTACTAAACAAAATAATTTAATAGAGTTTTCTATGTTAGAATATTGTATTAGAAATGAATTAAATGAAAACGCTATACGTACTATGGCTGTTTTAGAACCAATAAAATTATATTTATATAATATTGATGATAACTATCAAGAAAATTTTATAGTTCCAAATCATCCTAAAAAACCAGAATTAGGTAATCATGAAATTACTTTTACTAATACTATATATATTGAAAGAGAAGATTTTAAAGAAAAATACGAAAACAATTATAAAAGATTAAAAATTGGACAAGAAATACGTTTAAGATATTCATATATAATTAAAGCAGAAAAAATAGAAAAAGATAAATATGGAAATATTATACAAATAATATGTTTTTGTGATCTTAATACGCTAGGAAAAAAACCAATTAATAGAAAAAACCCATCAGTAATACATTGGATTTCAGTAAAAAATTCGTTTTCATCAGAATTTAGATTATACGAAAAATTATTTAATATACATAATCCAGAACAAGAGCAAAATTTTTTATCTTTTCTAAATCCTAATTCAATGATTATTAAACATGGTTTTATCGAAAAACAAATAAGCGAAAAAATAAAAAAACACATAAATGACATTAAAAATAAAAATATAAACTTATTTTTTCAATTTGAAAGAGTGGGATATTTTTGTATAGATTTAATTGATTCAAAAAAAAATAAATTAATATTTAATAGAACTGTCAGTTTACGAGATACATGGAATTTAAAAAAACAATTAATATAATATTTATACTTTTTAAAATTTTAAACACAATACAACTAATAAACTATTTTAATTTATTAAAACATTCAATTAAAGATTTTAATCTTTAAATTACTTTTCTATTTTAACTAATATTTTTACATTTAGCATGACTAAAAATTATATTTTCATTACAGGTGGTGTTGTTTCATCCTTAGGAAAAGGTATTGCAGCAGCTTCTTTAGGAGCTATATTAGAAGCAAGAAATCTTAAAATAACTATTATGAAGTTAGATCCATACATTAATGTTGATCCAGGAACTATGAGTCCTATACAGCACG from Buchnera aphidicola (Aphis helianthi) includes:
- the rpiA gene encoding ribose-5-phosphate isomerase RpiA, yielding MNLNELKKKAAWAALDYISPGTVIGVGTGSTVFYFIEALSTIKHLISGVVSSSNFSTILLKKKGFNNILNLNTFNSLEIYIDSADEINNDMQMIKGGGAALTKEKIIAAISKKFICIIDETKKVDILGSFPLPIEIIPIASSFVSNEIVKIGGIPKIRKNVITDNGNIILDIHNLHIYDPISIEKKINLLPGVVTVGLFALRGADIILMGTKNSLKIIEK
- the glnS gene encoding glutamine--tRNA ligase, whose amino-acid sequence is MKTQINKYSNNFIYNIINEDFKKNKCSLLHTRFPPEPNGYLHIGHAKSICLNFELASLYNGYCNLRFDDTNPVKENIKYINAIINDITWLGYKWNKKIYYSSEYFSELYKYAKELIKKNLAYVDQLTKKQIREYRGTLVIPGKNSPYRNRSIEENLQLFKEMKKGYFNPGEACLRAKIDMSSPNIIMRDPVLYRVIFEKHHQTKHQWCIYPMYDFAHCISDSIEGITHSFCTLEFQDNKCLYNWILENTSVLNRPKQYEFARLNLKYSILSKRKIKILIEKKIINDWDDPRIQTISGLRRKGYTPSSIRKFCEKIGVTKQNNLIEFSMLEYCIRNELNENAIRTMAVLEPIKLYLYNIDDNYQENFIVPNHPKKPELGNHEITFTNTIYIEREDFKEKYENNYKRLKIGQEIRLRYSYIIKAEKIEKDKYGNIIQIICFCDLNTLGKKPINRKNPSVIHWISVKNSFSSEFRLYEKLFNIHNPEQEQNFLSFLNPNSMIIKHGFIEKQISEKIKKHINDIKNKNINLFFQFERVGYFCIDLIDSKKNKLIFNRTVSLRDTWNLKKQLI